From Pseudomonas sp. B21-028, one genomic window encodes:
- a CDS encoding oxidative damage protection protein, producing MTRTIMCRKYKEELPALERAPFPGSIGQDIYDNVSAKAWADWQKHQTLLINEKRLNMMNADDRKYLQREMAKFFSGEEYAKAEGYVPPSE from the coding sequence ATGACCCGCACCATCATGTGCCGTAAATACAAAGAAGAACTGCCCGCCCTGGAACGAGCCCCCTTCCCGGGTTCCATCGGCCAGGACATCTACGATAACGTCTCGGCCAAGGCCTGGGCCGACTGGCAGAAACACCAGACCCTGCTGATCAACGAAAAGCGCCTGAACATGATGAACGCCGACGACCGTAAATACCTCCAGCGCGAAATGGCGAAGTTCTTTTCCGGCGAAGAATACGCCAAGGCCGAAGGCTACGTGCCGCCGTCCGAATAA
- a CDS encoding PanM family protein, which translates to MPIVVEQLIEATGQDWQDLHKIYLDAPPWLLEPSGDASRLIQDYLQDGSLIAARFNDRLLGAARLQRHQNVWHLSQMCVRSLTRRRGVAQRLVVEAQRMARQENAELRLLAPAGHLMAQALAAKLKLALDEG; encoded by the coding sequence ATGCCCATTGTTGTCGAGCAGCTGATTGAAGCCACCGGCCAGGATTGGCAGGACCTGCATAAGATCTACCTGGACGCCCCGCCCTGGCTGCTTGAGCCATCCGGCGATGCCTCTCGATTGATCCAGGATTACCTGCAAGATGGCTCATTGATCGCAGCGCGCTTCAATGATCGACTGCTTGGCGCCGCACGCCTGCAACGGCACCAGAACGTCTGGCACTTGTCACAGATGTGCGTACGGAGCCTGACCCGTCGCCGTGGCGTAGCGCAGCGATTGGTCGTCGAAGCGCAGCGGATGGCCCGCCAAGAGAACGCCGAACTGCGGTTGCTGGCCCCCGCCGGACATCTGATGGCCCAGGCCCTGGCAGCCAAGTTGAAGCTGGCGCTGGACGAAGGTTGA
- a CDS encoding ABC transporter substrate-binding protein gives MLKRLVLALAGATLLLAGTARAADTSLVLLTENFPPYNMAKNGKNFAQDENIHGIAVDIVREIFKRADISYSLTLRFPWERIYKLALENPGYGVFVMARLPEREALFKWVGPIGPDDWIMLARADSKIALNSLEQARQYKIGAYKGDAIAETLGKQGLNPIVVLRDQDNAKKLVNGQIDLWATGDPAGRYLARQEGVNDLKTVLRFNSAELYLALNKDVPDDVVARLQKALDELRKEGTVDVIMARYL, from the coding sequence ATGCTCAAACGCCTCGTTCTTGCCCTTGCCGGTGCCACGTTGCTGCTCGCAGGGACCGCCCGCGCCGCCGATACGTCGCTGGTACTACTGACGGAAAACTTCCCGCCGTACAACATGGCCAAGAACGGCAAGAACTTCGCCCAGGACGAGAACATCCATGGCATCGCCGTTGATATCGTCCGCGAGATCTTCAAGCGCGCCGATATCAGCTACAGCCTGACACTGCGTTTTCCCTGGGAACGCATCTATAAGCTTGCCCTGGAAAATCCCGGCTACGGTGTGTTTGTCATGGCGCGGTTGCCGGAGCGTGAAGCGCTTTTCAAATGGGTCGGCCCCATCGGTCCGGACGACTGGATCATGCTTGCCAGGGCGGACAGCAAGATTGCCCTTAACTCGTTGGAGCAGGCGCGCCAGTACAAAATCGGCGCCTACAAGGGCGACGCGATTGCCGAGACACTGGGCAAGCAAGGGTTGAATCCAATTGTTGTGCTGCGCGATCAGGACAACGCCAAAAAACTGGTCAACGGTCAAATCGACTTGTGGGCCACCGGCGACCCGGCCGGGCGTTACCTGGCTCGCCAGGAAGGCGTGAACGATCTCAAGACCGTGCTGCGATTCAACAGTGCCGAGTTGTACCTGGCGCTGAACAAGGATGTGCCCGACGATGTGGTCGCACGGCTGCAAAAAGCCCTGGATGAGCTGCGCAAGGAAGGTACGGTGGACGTGATCATGGCGCGCTATCTCTGA
- a CDS encoding DUF2164 domain-containing protein: MARKKPPILTLTPEQESEANRKIQRFMEDRFELDLGSFEAAEILDLFTREIAPHYYNRAIFDVQAHLKERFESIESDLWALEKSS; encoded by the coding sequence ATGGCGCGCAAGAAACCGCCAATCCTCACCCTCACGCCCGAGCAGGAGAGTGAGGCGAACCGCAAGATCCAGCGGTTCATGGAGGATCGTTTCGAACTGGACCTGGGTTCGTTCGAGGCGGCGGAAATTCTTGACCTGTTTACCCGCGAAATTGCTCCGCACTATTACAACAGGGCGATTTTCGACGTGCAGGCGCACCTTAAGGAAAGGTTCGAAAGCATCGAAAGCGACCTGTGGGCACTCGAAAAAAGCAGTTGA
- a CDS encoding divergent polysaccharide deacetylase family protein, whose amino-acid sequence MRRRFILGLLCCLASAAFAAPDTPTASPHKAYLSLIIDDLGQNLPRDRRVLALPGPVATAIMPDTPHAAEFAREAHRAGKIVMLHMPMDPATGPFAWHPELSIEELGKRLDAAFAAVPYTSGINNHMGSRMTAQPQAMAWLMADLQQRHKFFVDSRTSAQTVAAAEAQKIGLASVSRDVFLDDERTEAAIAHQLQTAIDLARRQGSAVMIGHPYPQTLAVLERELPRLKAQGIEWIDIKSMISLRSNRAMTGHGKDGVYR is encoded by the coding sequence ATGCGCCGGCGCTTCATCCTCGGCCTGTTGTGCTGCCTGGCGAGCGCTGCTTTTGCAGCGCCCGACACACCCACGGCTTCACCACACAAGGCCTACCTGAGCCTGATCATCGACGACCTGGGGCAAAACCTGCCCCGGGATCGCCGGGTATTGGCGCTTCCCGGCCCAGTCGCCACCGCGATCATGCCCGACACGCCCCACGCCGCCGAATTCGCCCGCGAGGCTCACCGCGCCGGCAAGATCGTCATGCTGCACATGCCCATGGACCCGGCGACCGGGCCGTTCGCCTGGCATCCCGAGCTATCGATTGAAGAGCTGGGAAAACGCCTCGACGCCGCGTTCGCCGCCGTGCCCTATACCAGCGGGATCAACAACCACATGGGCAGCCGCATGACCGCCCAGCCCCAAGCCATGGCGTGGCTGATGGCGGACTTGCAACAGCGGCACAAGTTCTTCGTGGACAGCCGCACCAGCGCCCAGACCGTCGCCGCCGCCGAAGCCCAGAAGATTGGCCTCGCGAGCGTGTCGCGGGATGTATTCCTCGACGACGAGCGCACTGAAGCCGCCATCGCCCACCAGCTACAGACCGCCATCGACCTGGCCCGCCGCCAGGGTTCGGCCGTGATGATCGGTCATCCCTACCCGCAGACCCTGGCGGTGCTCGAACGCGAACTGCCCCGGCTCAAGGCCCAGGGCATTGAATGGATCGATATCAAGTCGATGATCAGCCTGCGCAGCAATCGGGCGATGACAGGGCATGGGAAAGATGGGGTGTATCGATAA
- a CDS encoding AsmA family protein: protein MKAFGKILGLVLLGLLLIIVALGFALTHLFDPNDYKEEIRQIARDKAHIELTLNGDIGWSLFPWLGLELHEASVATLANPTQPFADLQMLGLSVRVMPLLRREVQMSDVRVEGLNLRLNRDKNGHGNWEDIGKAPASTTTAGTTAPADQPAPPTSTPVEKPAQPTRLDIDSLTVNNARVEYTDEQTGKQFSAESIQLSTGPVHDSTNIPVKLTAFLSSNQPAVRVRTEVTGELRFERALQRYKFEDLKLSGDVTGDPLQGKILNFNAQGQLFLDRAANVAEWTGIKLSLNQLRALGELKVNDLDKTPQLNGGVSIAQFDLANFVDSIGQKLPAMGEGSLTKVELASRIAGTPTSVELNNITLKVDDSSFTGRIAVEDFAKQSLRAQLKADTFNVDRYLPPKSAETNSAKAAREAEVSNTEASAMAGAGTTPLPNAPTQGAWSNDRLFPVERLSKLDLDADLTFGQLILDKLPIQNAALKASGQGGLLTLENLRGDLFNGNFEAKGTLDVRQPTPQLSLQTRINRVPAEKIIESQGKNPPVRGLVTLNSAVTASGNSQKALVESLNGNAGFVINDGVLLNANLEQQLCKGIALLNRKSLSGEPRGKDTPFQQLDGNLTFRNGVASNPDLKVRIPGMTVNGNGDIDLRVLGMDYRVGVIVEGDKSDMPDPACQVNERYVDVEWPLRCRGPLELGAKACRLDNDGLGKVAAKLAGDRLGDKIDEKLGDKVSPELKDALKGLFKR from the coding sequence ATGAAAGCGTTCGGCAAAATCCTGGGTCTGGTACTTCTCGGGCTGTTGCTGATCATTGTGGCCTTGGGCTTTGCCCTGACCCACCTCTTCGATCCCAACGACTATAAGGAAGAGATCCGCCAGATAGCCCGTGACAAAGCCCACATTGAACTGACCCTCAATGGCGACATCGGCTGGAGCCTGTTCCCATGGTTGGGTCTGGAATTGCACGAAGCCAGCGTCGCTACGCTGGCCAACCCGACACAACCTTTCGCCGACCTGCAGATGCTCGGTCTTTCGGTACGGGTAATGCCGCTGCTGCGTCGGGAAGTACAGATGAGCGACGTGCGGGTCGAAGGCCTGAACCTGCGCCTCAACCGTGACAAAAACGGCCACGGCAACTGGGAAGACATCGGCAAGGCCCCCGCATCCACAACCACGGCGGGCACGACGGCACCAGCCGACCAACCTGCTCCGCCCACCAGTACCCCGGTGGAAAAACCAGCCCAGCCGACCCGCCTGGACATCGACAGCCTGACCGTGAACAACGCCCGGGTCGAATACACCGACGAACAGACCGGTAAGCAGTTCAGCGCAGAAAGTATCCAACTGAGCACCGGCCCGGTCCACGATTCCACCAACATCCCGGTCAAGCTGACCGCCTTCCTGTCCAGCAACCAGCCAGCCGTGCGCGTGCGAACCGAGGTCACCGGCGAACTGCGCTTCGAACGCGCCTTGCAGCGCTACAAGTTCGAAGACCTGAAGTTGTCCGGCGACGTCACCGGGGATCCGCTACAGGGCAAGATCCTGAATTTCAACGCCCAGGGGCAGCTATTCCTGGACAGGGCAGCGAACGTAGCCGAATGGACCGGCATCAAGCTGTCCCTGAACCAGCTGCGCGCCTTGGGTGAACTGAAGGTCAACGACCTCGACAAGACGCCGCAGTTGAACGGCGGCGTATCGATTGCCCAATTCGACCTGGCGAACTTCGTCGACAGTATCGGCCAGAAACTGCCGGCCATGGGCGAAGGCAGCCTGACCAAGGTCGAACTGGCCAGTCGTATCGCCGGCACCCCCACCAGCGTCGAACTCAACAACATCACTCTGAAGGTCGACGACAGCAGCTTCACCGGTCGCATCGCCGTGGAAGACTTCGCCAAGCAGTCCCTGCGCGCGCAACTCAAGGCCGACACGTTCAACGTTGATCGCTATCTCCCGCCAAAGTCCGCCGAGACCAACAGCGCCAAGGCCGCCCGCGAGGCGGAAGTCAGCAATACCGAGGCCAGTGCCATGGCCGGCGCAGGCACCACCCCGTTGCCGAACGCTCCGACCCAGGGCGCCTGGAGCAACGACCGACTCTTTCCGGTGGAACGCCTGAGTAAACTGGACCTTGATGCCGACCTGACTTTCGGCCAGCTGATCCTCGACAAGCTGCCGATCCAGAATGCGGCCCTCAAGGCCAGCGGCCAAGGCGGCTTGCTGACCCTGGAGAACCTGCGGGGCGATCTGTTCAACGGCAACTTCGAAGCCAAGGGCACGCTGGATGTACGCCAGCCCACGCCACAGTTGAGCCTGCAAACCCGGATCAACCGGGTGCCGGCCGAGAAAATCATCGAGAGCCAGGGCAAGAATCCGCCGGTCAGGGGACTGGTGACACTCAACAGCGCCGTGACCGCCAGCGGCAACAGCCAGAAGGCCTTGGTCGAAAGCCTCAACGGCAACGCCGGATTCGTCATCAACGACGGAGTGCTGCTCAACGCCAACCTCGAACAGCAACTGTGCAAAGGCATCGCCCTGCTGAACCGCAAGAGCCTCAGCGGCGAACCCCGGGGCAAGGACACACCGTTCCAGCAACTCGACGGCAACCTGACTTTCCGCAATGGCGTGGCCAGCAACCCGGACCTGAAAGTCCGCATCCCAGGCATGACCGTCAACGGCAACGGTGACATCGACCTGCGCGTGCTTGGCATGGATTACCGCGTCGGCGTCATCGTCGAAGGTGACAAGAGCGACATGCCCGACCCGGCTTGCCAGGTCAACGAACGCTACGTCGATGTCGAATGGCCGCTGCGCTGCCGTGGCCCGCTGGAACTCGGCGCCAAGGCGTGCCGCCTGGACAACGACGGGCTGGGCAAGGTCGCGGCAAAACTGGCCGGCGACCGTCTCGGCGACAAAATCGACGAGAAGCTGGGCGACAAGGTCAGTCCCGAGCTGAAAGACGCGCTCAAGGGGCTGTTCAAGCGATGA
- the hisB gene encoding imidazoleglycerol-phosphate dehydratase HisB has product MAERKASVERDTLETQIKASINLDGTGKARFDIGVPFLEHMLDQIARHGLIDLDIVSKGDLHIDDHHTVEDVGITLGQAFTQAIGDKKGIRRYGHAYVPLDEALSRVVIDFSGRPGLQMHVPYTRATVGGFDVDLFQEFFQGFVNHANVTLHIDNLRGHNTHHQIETVFKAFGRALRMAVELDDRMAGQMPSTKGVL; this is encoded by the coding sequence ATGGCCGAACGTAAGGCGTCTGTCGAGCGCGACACTCTGGAAACCCAGATCAAAGCCTCGATCAACCTGGATGGCACCGGAAAGGCCCGGTTTGATATCGGCGTGCCTTTTCTTGAGCACATGCTGGACCAGATCGCCCGTCACGGGCTGATCGACCTGGACATCGTCAGCAAGGGCGACCTGCATATCGACGACCACCACACGGTGGAAGACGTCGGTATCACCCTGGGACAGGCCTTCACCCAGGCCATCGGCGACAAGAAGGGCATCCGTCGCTACGGCCACGCTTACGTGCCGCTCGATGAAGCACTGTCGCGGGTGGTCATCGACTTCTCTGGTCGTCCTGGCCTGCAAATGCACGTGCCGTACACCCGCGCTACCGTCGGCGGCTTCGATGTCGACCTGTTCCAGGAGTTCTTCCAGGGCTTCGTCAACCACGCCAACGTGACCCTGCACATCGACAACCTGCGCGGGCACAACACCCACCACCAGATCGAAACCGTGTTCAAGGCTTTCGGCCGCGCCCTGCGCATGGCCGTGGAACTCGATGACCGCATGGCCGGGCAGATGCCCTCCACCAAGGGCGTCCTGTAA
- the hisF gene encoding imidazole glycerol phosphate synthase subunit HisF, with amino-acid sequence MALAKRIIPCLDVDNGRVVKGVKFENIRDAGDPVEIARRYDEQGADEITFLDITASVDGRDTTLHTVERMASQVFIPLTVGGGVRTVQDIRNLLNAGADKVSINTAAVFNPEFVGEAAERFGSQCIVVAIDAKKVSGPGEPPRWEIFTHGGRKPTGLDAVEWAKKMESLGAGEILLTSMDQDGMKNGFDLGVTRAISDALGIPVIASGGVGNLQHLADGILEGHASAVLAASIFHFGEYTVPEAKAYMAQRGICIR; translated from the coding sequence ATGGCGCTGGCCAAACGCATCATCCCTTGCCTGGACGTGGATAACGGCCGGGTGGTCAAGGGCGTCAAGTTCGAGAACATCCGTGACGCCGGCGACCCGGTGGAAATCGCCCGTCGCTACGACGAGCAGGGCGCGGACGAGATTACCTTCCTGGACATCACGGCCAGCGTCGATGGCCGCGATACCACGCTGCATACCGTCGAGCGCATGGCCAGCCAGGTCTTCATCCCGCTGACCGTGGGCGGTGGCGTGCGCACCGTGCAAGACATCCGCAACCTGCTCAACGCCGGTGCGGACAAGGTGTCGATCAACACCGCGGCCGTGTTCAATCCTGAATTCGTCGGCGAGGCCGCCGAGCGTTTCGGCTCGCAGTGCATTGTCGTGGCGATCGATGCGAAGAAGGTGTCCGGCCCGGGCGAACCTCCGCGCTGGGAAATCTTCACCCACGGCGGCCGCAAGCCCACCGGCCTCGACGCCGTCGAGTGGGCGAAGAAGATGGAAAGCCTGGGCGCCGGTGAGATCCTGCTGACCAGCATGGACCAGGACGGCATGAAGAACGGTTTCGACCTGGGCGTCACCCGCGCCATCAGCGATGCCCTGGGCATCCCGGTGATTGCCTCCGGCGGTGTCGGCAACCTGCAACACCTGGCCGACGGCATTCTCGAAGGCCACGCCAGCGCAGTGCTGGCGGCGAGCATTTTCCACTTTGGCGAATACACCGTGCCGGAAGCCAAGGCCTACATGGCACAGCGCGGTATCTGCATTCGCTGA
- the mutY gene encoding A/G-specific adenine glycosylase produces MRAEQFSTAVLDWFDRHGRHDLPWQQDITPYRVWVSEIMLQQTQVSTVLNYFDRFMASLPTVEALATAPEDEVLHLWTGLGYYTRARNLQKTAKIVVDQYGGEFPRDVEKLTGLPGIGLSTAGAIASISMGLRAPILDGNVKRVLARFTAQEGYPGEPKVAKQLWATAERFTPQDRVNAYTQAMMDLGATLCTRSKPSCLLCPLKSGCEAHMLGLETRYPIPKPRKEVPKKRTLMPMLANREGAILLYRRPSTGLWGGLWSLPELDDLDDLQHLALQHSLELGKHQEMPGLVHTFSHFQLAIEPWLVQVRENGHHVAEADWLWYNLATPPRLGLAAPVKTLLERAAAVLNAGEPS; encoded by the coding sequence ATGAGAGCCGAGCAGTTTTCCACCGCCGTCCTGGACTGGTTCGACCGCCACGGACGTCACGACCTGCCTTGGCAGCAAGACATCACTCCGTACCGGGTGTGGGTCTCCGAGATCATGTTGCAGCAGACCCAGGTCAGCACCGTGCTCAATTATTTCGACCGGTTCATGGCCTCGCTGCCGACCGTCGAAGCCCTGGCCACCGCGCCGGAAGACGAAGTGCTGCACCTGTGGACCGGCCTGGGCTATTACACCCGTGCGCGCAACCTGCAGAAAACCGCGAAGATCGTCGTCGACCAGTACGGCGGCGAATTCCCCCGGGATGTGGAAAAACTCACCGGACTGCCGGGGATCGGCCTGTCTACCGCCGGCGCCATCGCCAGCATCAGCATGGGCCTGCGGGCGCCGATCCTCGATGGCAACGTCAAGCGGGTGCTGGCGCGCTTCACGGCCCAGGAAGGCTACCCGGGCGAACCCAAGGTCGCCAAACAACTGTGGGCCACCGCCGAGCGCTTCACCCCACAGGATCGGGTCAACGCCTACACCCAGGCGATGATGGACCTGGGAGCCACACTCTGCACCCGCAGCAAGCCCAGCTGCCTGCTCTGCCCCCTGAAGTCAGGTTGCGAAGCCCACATGTTGGGCCTGGAAACCCGCTACCCGATCCCCAAGCCGCGCAAGGAAGTCCCCAAGAAACGCACGCTGATGCCAATGCTGGCCAACCGTGAAGGCGCCATCCTGCTTTATCGTCGCCCTTCCACCGGCCTGTGGGGCGGATTGTGGAGCCTGCCGGAACTCGACGACCTCGACGACCTGCAACACCTGGCCCTGCAACACTCCCTGGAACTGGGCAAGCACCAGGAAATGCCCGGCCTGGTACACACCTTCAGCCACTTCCAGTTGGCAATCGAACCCTGGCTGGTCCAGGTCCGGGAAAACGGCCATCACGTGGCCGAGGCCGACTGGCTCTGGTATAACCTCGCCACCCCGCCGCGCCTGGGCCTTGCCGCCCCGGTCAAAACCTTGCTCGAGCGCGCGGCCGCCGTATTGAACGCAGGAGAGCCGTCATGA
- the hisH gene encoding imidazole glycerol phosphate synthase subunit HisH — protein MQTVAVIDYGMGNLHSVAKALEHVGAGKVLITSDADVIREADRVVFPGVGAIRDCMAEIRRLGFDSLVHEVSQDRPFLGICVGMQALLERSEENTGVDCIGMFPGQVKFFGKDLHEDAEHLKVPHMGWNEVKQAVDHPLWHNIPDLARFYFVHSYYIAAGNARQVVGSGHYGVDFAAALADGSRFAVQFHPEKSHTHGLQLLQNFAAWDGRW, from the coding sequence ATGCAGACGGTTGCGGTTATCGACTACGGTATGGGCAACCTGCATTCGGTGGCCAAGGCCCTTGAGCATGTGGGCGCCGGCAAGGTGCTGATCACCAGCGATGCCGACGTGATTCGCGAAGCCGACCGGGTGGTATTCCCCGGTGTCGGTGCGATTCGCGATTGCATGGCCGAGATCCGTCGCCTGGGCTTCGACTCGCTGGTCCACGAAGTCAGCCAGGATCGTCCGTTCCTCGGCATCTGCGTGGGCATGCAGGCTTTGCTCGAGCGCAGCGAAGAGAACACCGGCGTCGATTGCATCGGCATGTTCCCGGGGCAGGTGAAGTTCTTCGGCAAGGACCTGCACGAAGACGCCGAACACCTGAAAGTCCCGCACATGGGCTGGAACGAAGTGAAGCAGGCGGTGGATCACCCGCTGTGGCACAACATTCCGGACCTGGCGCGCTTCTACTTCGTGCACAGCTACTACATCGCGGCCGGCAATGCGCGGCAGGTGGTGGGCAGCGGTCACTATGGCGTCGATTTCGCCGCAGCCCTGGCCGATGGGTCGCGATTCGCCGTGCAGTTCCACCCGGAGAAGAGCCACACCCATGGCCTGCAACTGCTGCAGAATTTCGCCGCGTGGGATGGCCGCTGGTAA
- the hisA gene encoding 1-(5-phosphoribosyl)-5-[(5-phosphoribosylamino)methylideneamino]imidazole-4-carboxamide isomerase yields the protein MLIIPAIDLKDGACVRLRQGRMEDSTVFSDDPVSMAAKWVEGGCRRLHLVDLNGAFEGQPVNGEVVTAIARRYPNLPIQIGGGIRSLETIEHYVKAGVSYVIIGTKAVKEPEFVAEACRAFPGKVIVGLDAKDGFVATDGWAEVSTVQVIDLARRFEADGVSAIVYTDIAKDGMMQGCNVPFTAALAAATKIPVIASGGIHNLGDIKTLLDAKAPGIIGAITGRAIYEGTLDVAEAQAFCDSYTG from the coding sequence ATGCTGATTATCCCCGCTATCGATCTCAAGGACGGCGCTTGCGTACGTCTGCGTCAGGGCCGGATGGAAGACTCCACGGTATTTTCCGATGATCCGGTGAGCATGGCCGCCAAGTGGGTGGAAGGTGGCTGCCGTCGCCTGCATCTGGTCGACCTGAACGGCGCCTTCGAAGGGCAGCCGGTGAACGGTGAAGTGGTCACCGCCATCGCCAGGCGCTACCCGAACCTGCCGATCCAGATCGGCGGCGGTATTCGTTCGCTGGAAACCATCGAGCATTACGTCAAGGCCGGCGTCAGCTATGTGATCATCGGCACCAAGGCCGTCAAGGAGCCTGAGTTCGTCGCCGAAGCCTGCCGCGCCTTTCCGGGCAAGGTCATCGTCGGCCTGGACGCCAAGGACGGTTTCGTCGCCACTGATGGCTGGGCTGAAGTCAGCACCGTGCAGGTGATCGACCTGGCCAGGCGCTTCGAGGCTGACGGCGTGTCTGCCATTGTCTACACCGACATCGCCAAAGACGGCATGATGCAGGGCTGCAATGTCCCGTTCACCGCTGCCCTGGCCGCGGCCACGAAGATCCCGGTCATCGCCTCCGGCGGTATCCACAACCTGGGCGACATCAAGACGCTGCTCGACGCCAAGGCGCCCGGCATCATCGGTGCGATCACCGGTCGCGCGATTTATGAAGGCACCCTGGACGTCGCCGAGGCTCAGGCCTTCTGCGATTCTTACACAGGCTGA
- a CDS encoding OFA family MFS transporter, translating into MSTSTTAGGIADQPAFLSKERIIAKSGFNRWLVPPAALAIHLCIGMAYGFSVFWLPLSKALGITKPVACAPDMSFISQIFSSQCDWPISMLGWIYTLFFIFLGCSAAIWGGWLEHAGPRKAGVVSALCWCGGLLISALGIYTHQIWLMWVGSGVIGGIGLGLGYISPVSTLIKWFPDKRGMATGMAIMGFGGGAMVGAPLAAALMNHFASPTGVGVWQSFLVMAAIYFVFMIGGALSYRVPPTGWKPEGWTPAPKKAASSMITHRHVHVNVAWKTPQFVLVWLVLCLNVSAGIGIIGMASPLLQEVFGGKLLGNDLPFGQLDAAQLGQIATIAAGFTGLLSLFNIGGRFFWASFSDYLGRKNTYFVFFALGVALYSLIPNLGHLGSIALFVAAFCIILSMYGGGFSTVPAYLADLFGTQMVGAIHGRLLTAWAAAGVLGPVLVNYLREYQLSIGVERAAAYDITLYILAGLLVLGFLCNLMVRPVADKYFMTDAELAAEQALGHDKGADSSTSLEWKAAPGTKLLAVAAWLVVGIPLAWGVWVTLQKTAVLFH; encoded by the coding sequence ATGAGCACGAGCACTACGGCCGGCGGCATTGCCGACCAGCCTGCGTTCCTCTCCAAGGAACGTATCATCGCCAAGTCCGGCTTCAACCGCTGGCTGGTTCCACCGGCTGCGCTGGCCATTCACCTCTGCATCGGCATGGCCTACGGCTTCTCGGTGTTCTGGTTGCCGCTGTCCAAGGCCCTGGGTATCACCAAACCGGTGGCTTGCGCGCCGGACATGAGCTTCATCTCGCAAATCTTTTCGTCCCAATGCGACTGGCCGATTTCGATGCTCGGCTGGATCTACACCCTGTTCTTCATCTTCCTGGGTTGCTCGGCAGCCATCTGGGGCGGCTGGCTGGAACACGCCGGACCGCGCAAGGCAGGTGTCGTGTCGGCCTTGTGCTGGTGCGGCGGTCTGTTGATTTCCGCGCTGGGTATCTATACCCACCAGATCTGGCTGATGTGGGTCGGTTCCGGCGTGATCGGCGGTATCGGCCTGGGGCTGGGCTACATCTCCCCGGTGTCCACCCTGATCAAATGGTTCCCGGACAAGCGCGGCATGGCGACCGGCATGGCGATCATGGGCTTTGGTGGCGGTGCGATGGTCGGTGCTCCGCTGGCTGCGGCGCTGATGAACCATTTCGCTTCGCCGACCGGTGTAGGCGTCTGGCAGAGCTTCCTGGTCATGGCCGCGATCTATTTCGTGTTCATGATCGGTGGTGCCTTGTCGTACCGCGTGCCACCGACCGGCTGGAAGCCTGAAGGCTGGACTCCTGCGCCGAAGAAAGCCGCGAGTTCGATGATTACCCATCGCCACGTTCATGTGAACGTGGCCTGGAAAACGCCGCAGTTCGTTTTGGTGTGGCTGGTACTGTGCCTGAACGTGTCCGCGGGTATCGGCATTATCGGCATGGCTTCGCCACTGTTGCAGGAAGTGTTCGGCGGCAAGCTGCTCGGCAACGACCTGCCTTTCGGCCAACTGGACGCTGCCCAGCTGGGCCAGATTGCGACGATCGCGGCAGGCTTTACCGGTCTGCTGAGCCTGTTCAACATCGGTGGACGGTTTTTCTGGGCATCCTTCTCGGATTACCTGGGTCGCAAGAACACCTACTTTGTATTCTTCGCCCTGGGTGTTGCCCTGTACTCGCTGATCCCGAACCTCGGTCACCTGGGCAGCATCGCGCTGTTCGTGGCGGCGTTCTGCATCATCCTGTCGATGTACGGCGGCGGTTTCTCCACTGTGCCGGCCTACCTGGCGGACCTGTTCGGTACGCAAATGGTCGGCGCTATCCACGGTCGCCTGTTGACCGCCTGGGCTGCGGCCGGCGTGCTGGGGCCGGTACTGGTGAACTACCTGCGTGAATATCAGCTGAGCATCGGCGTTGAACGTGCCGCGGCCTATGACATCACTCTGTATATCCTCGCCGGCCTGCTGGTGCTGGGCTTCCTGTGCAACCTGATGGTTCGCCCGGTCGCCGACAAGTACTTCATGACCGATGCCGAACTGGCCGCCGAACAGGCGCTGGGCCATGACAAAGGCGCCGACAGCAGCACTTCGCTGGAATGGAAAGCCGCACCGGGCACCAAGCTCCTGGCGGTCGCCGCCTGGCTGGTGGTGGGCATTCCGTTGGCATGGGGTGTGTGGGTGACCCTGCAGAAGACGGCGGTGTTGTTCCACTAA